ATTGTCACGGGATCACCTTGATTACAGCGATCCCGTTATCTTATATGTTTACTCAATATTTTATTTCACACCGAACCCGTTGGCTGGGGAACGTGTTGTTCCTGTTGTTCATTGCGGCCTGTGTGCTTTTGGTTTTGTAGATTAATAGAACGTCAGCATTTCCCCGCGCACATCGTCATTGATCTTACCATGATCGTACACGATTTGCCCGTTCACGAGCGTCATGCTTACCCGGTAGGTAAAGGACATATCTTCGAGTGGTGACCAGCCGCATTTGTAAAGTAAGTTTTCTTTCTTCACGGTCCACGGGTGTTTTTCGAAAATAGCGATGTCAGCCTTGTAGCCTTCCCGCAGGTAGCCTCTTTCTTCGACATGGAAAATGTCGGCAGGGGCATGACACATTTTGTCCACGATGTTTTCAAGCGTGATCTGGCCTTTCTCCATGAGTTCTAACATGACGGTCAGCGAGTGTTGTACCATCGGGCCACCGCTGGCTGATTTGGTGTACACTCCGGCTTTTTCTTCCGGGAGATGGGGAGCGTGATCCGTGGCGATGATGTCCAAACGGTTGTCATTCAAGGCTTGTAACAGGGCTTGCCGATCCTCTTCGGTTTTGATGGCAGGATTCCACTTGACGAGGTTGCCTTTGGTGTGGTAGGCCTGATCATTGAACCAAAGATGGTGAACGCATACTTCCCCGGTGATGTGTTTTTGGGTGCGGGGACCTTGATCTAGTAATTCCAGTTCTTCTTTCGTGCTTAAATGAAGTATGTGCAGGCGGCTGTTGTGTTTACGTGCCAGCTCGGCTGCCAGCGAAGAGCTGGTGTAGCAACACTCCCGGCTGCGGATCAAAGGATGGCAGAAAGGAGGAATGTCTTCCCCGTATTGTTGCTTGTATAGTTCCAAGTTACGGTCTATCGTGGGCGAATCCTCGCAATGGGTTGCGATAAGAATGGGGGATTCGGCAAATATCTTTTCCAAGGCCTCCAGACTATCCACCAGCATATTACCCGTGGAGGAACCCATGAAAACTTTAATGCCGCAAGTCGTGTGCGGATCGACCTTTTTAATCTCGTCGATATTGTCAACGGTAGCACCGAGGTAGAACGAGTAGTTGACAGCCGAATTTTCCTTGGCAATCTGTTGTTTTTCCCGGAGTAACTCGTTGGTTACGGTGGGAGGTTTCACGTTAGGCATATCCATGAAAGAGGTCACGCCCCCGGCTGCTGCCGCCCGGCTACCTTCCCGGATGTCTCCTTTGTGCGTGAGACCGGGTTCGCGGAAGTGTACTTGATCGTCAATCACTCCCGGTATAATATATTTCCCCGTGGCATCGATAACTTTGATGTCCCCGGGAACTGAATCCAATTCGCCTTCTATGATTTTCTCGATACGATCGTTGTGAATCAGGAGATCCCCTTTGAAGGTTCTCCCCTCGTTTATGATAGTTCCGCCTTGAAGTAATATACGCATATTGATTTTAGATTTTAGATTTTAAATTTTAGATTCCGGCCGCACGAGGCTGACGCTTTAACTACCCCCTCTGGCTCCCCCTTGCACAAGGGGAGAAACGAACGCGAGAAGGCGCTTCAATGTTCCTCTGCGGCACATCCTCCCCCTGTGTAAGGGGGAGTTAGAGGGGGTAGCTTAATTTTCCATTCTCCATTCTCCATTTTCAATTTTCTTACGTTTTCCCAAGCTCCGGAGTTTCATCGTGATGACACCCCAAAAGGCCTCGTTGAAGATGCCTCCGCTCATTTTGGACGTGCCGAGGGTACGGTCTGTGAAAATGATGGGGACTTCTTTCAACTTGAATCCCAAGGTCCACGCTGTGAATTTCATTTCGATCTGGAAGGCGTAGCCTTTGAAACGGATGTTGTCGAGGTCAATGGATTCCAAGACTTTCCGGGTGTAACAAACGAATCCGGCTGTGGCATCATGTACTTTCATGCCCGTGATGAATCTTACGTATTTGGAGGCAAAATAGGACATGAGAACCCGTCCCATGGGCCAGTTCACGACGTTAACACCTGTAACGTAACGGGAACCGATCGCCATATCGCCTTCCCCGCTTTCGCAGGCGTGATACAATTTGACCAGATCATCGGGGTTATGTGAGAAATCCGCGTCCATCTCGAAGATGTAGTTATACCCGTGTTCCAGAGACCATTTGAATCCGGTGATATAGGCCGTTCCGAGTCCTAGCTTTCCTTTACGTTCGATCATGTGAAGTTGTGGGAACTCGGATTGCAGACGTTTTACAATCTGGGCCGTGCCGTCGGGAGAGTTGTCCTCTATCACGAGCACATCAAACTTCGGTTCCAGTTTAAAAACATAACGGAGAATGTTTTCGATATTCTCTTTTTCGTTATAGGTCGGTATGATGACAACTCTGTCGTTCATGGTCTGTTGTTTTATAAGTATTCTGTAATCCTTTCCAGTTTATTTCCCCTCGAACCTTTTATCAGGATAAAAGCGTGGCGGATCTCGTTCGCTTTGAGATACTCGATCAGCGTGTCCGTGTCGGGGAAGTAACGCGTAAAGGTATAGTTATTTGCGATGGATTCAAAACTCGGTCCCACGAGGAATACCTGGGGAAAGTTGTTTTTCTTCATGAGTTCCACGATGTTTTTATGGGACTCTTCGGAAATGGCTCCCAGTTCACGCATTTCCCCGATAATCAGTAATTTGTTGTCTGCTTTCATTTCCCCGAAATTGGAAATGGCGACTTGCATACTGCTCGGGTTAGCGTTGTAGGCATCCAGAATGATCGTGTTGCGTTCCGTTTTCAGTAATTGCGAGCGAAGGTTGGAGGGGGTGTAAGCCTCGATGGCGGCCTGTATTTGTAGAGGATCGATATTGAAATATGTTCCTACCGTAGTGGCTGCCATGGCGTTGTCAAAGTTATATCCCCCGATGAGTTTCGTCCGGATGTATAGTTGTCCGTGATGGGTTTTCAAGGCATACACGAGGTAAGGGGTGGTCTGAACGACTTCCCCGTTCGTGAAATGTCCGTCGATGCCATAGGTGTATCTTTTTTGGTCTTCCGATAGTTGGCACAACAATTTATCCTCCCCGTTCACGAATAAAATTCCCGATTTTTCCTTCACGGATTCATAAAGGGCTCTTTTGGTTTGGATGATATTTTCGTAACTCCCGAATCCTTCCAAGTGGGCGTACCCGATGTTCGTGATGATACCGTAGTCCGGTTCAACAATCTTACATAATTCTTTTATTTCCCCCGGATGGTTGGCCCCCATTTCCACGATACCGAATTCCGTGGAGGCATCCATGCTTAACAGGGTGAGGGGTACACCGATATGGTTGTTTAAATTGCCTTTCGTGGCAACGGTATTATATTTTTTGGAAAGAACGGCGTGACATAATTCTTTCGTGGTGGTTTTGCCGTTTGTCCCGGTGATTCCCAAGATGGGGATGTTCAATTTCCGGCGGTGGTGGTTGGCCAGTTGTTGTAGGAATCGCAGGGTGTCGGGAACGAGTACGCATTGGGGAGCCGTATTGTAGGCGGCCTCATCAATAACGACGTGTTTCGCTCCTTGGGCCACGGCTTTCTCTGCAAAGGTGTTACCGTTGTGATTTTCACCCTTTAAGGCAATGAATATATCTCCTGTTTTTACCTCTCGGGAGTCTGTTGTAATCCGGCTACCTGCCAGAAAAGAATTATATATTGATTCAAGCTCTTTCATCTTTTCATAATATCCGATCAGAGTGACAAATTTATAAAAATAAATGAACCATGAACGGTTTTTTCATTAATATTGCAGGATAATAATATTATTACAATGAAAATAAAAACAGGTATAGGGATCGATGTCCATCGGCTGGAGCCGGGACTGGACTTTTGGTTAGGAGGGATTAAACTGGAGCATGAAAAAGGGTGCGTGGCCCATTCGGATGGGGATGTGTTGATTCACGCGATATGTGATGCACTTTTGGGAGCTGCCGGGCTGGATGATATTGGGGTATATTTCCCGGATACGGACCCCGCTTACAAGGGTATTGATAGTAAAATTCTATTGAAGAAGGTGATCGATATGATTGAGAACAAGGGATTTGTTATCGGTAATATTGATTGCGTGATATGCCTGCAAAGGCCGAAAATTAAAATGCGGACCTTGGAGATGCGGGAGTGTTTGTCTGAAATTATGGGGATTGATGTAGATGAGATAACCATCAAGGCTACCACGACGGAGAAACTGGGCTTTGAGGGGAGAGAAGAGGGGGTTTCGGCTTACGTGACGGTGCTGATTATTAAGTTATAAAGTTTGTAAGGTTCATAAAGTTTATAAGGTCCTTGAACCCCTTCAGGGCGCTTTGTCTGCGGTAGCTTGAGCTGCCGTAAGTATTGTCCGAAGGACACCCGTCACTTTATAAACTTTATGAACCTTATAAACTTTACGAACTCATTTCCTACTTCTTTTCGTGTAGTTTCAATACTTTTCCGTCGGGGAGGGTTAATTCGGCTTCTTTCCCTTTTCCCATCAGGCTTACTTGATCGTTTTTGTACATGAAACCGGAAGCCATGCGTTGCTGCGGTAGCTCGTAGGTCTGGTCGTCAAGTGTCACGACTGCCAGTTCTTCCGCGGGGTAGAAGGTTACTTCTACTTGGTATAGCATTTTGGTTTTACCGTCACCGCCTTGGAATACCACGTTAATCACGCTTTCTGGGGTTTCTGTGTACAATGTTTCACCGCGTTGTTCGATGACCCATTGTCCGTTTACTTGCCTTACGTTATAGGTGTCGTCATCTTCCACGTTCCATGCATAACCGCCTTTCGGTAGTTCACGTCTGTTCAGTAGCGGGTGGTTTTCCATGTTGGGAATAAATACTTCGGCCAACGTGGAATCGGTGGAGAACACGATGAAGGTGGAAAGCGTGGCTTGCGGATCGTTAACCGGGTTCATACGAACACCGGATTCGAACAGGCGGATACAGTCTTTTCTAGCTTCAGACCAAGTGTAGCCTGCCGCACCGTTACATCCGTGGGCGTCGTTTGCGACACCAATTACTTTTTCTTCTGTTTTAGGCACGAAAACAAGAGTTTGTTTCCGGTCTTTATCCGTTAATTTCAATTCTTTGTTTGCAATGCTGTACGAGGTCATGGCAGCCAAAGTCTGAATGTATTCATGCTCGAATTGGAGATCCGGACAAGCCATCATGGTACTTCCACCCGGTTCTAACTTGATGGTGTTACCTTCCGTGGAGTATCTTCCGAAAAATCGGTTACACCCGGAGAATCCGTACATCGTATTGGTGTCGGTCAGCATGAGGGTGGGTACTCGTTGCGGAAGAGTGGTTTTCCCCTTTGTGGTGGTCATCTCTTTCAGTTGCCATTCGTTGGCAGTCAGTTGCGCTTTGTCTCCGCTGTTACTTTTACAGCCGGAGAAGCCAAGCGTCACGGCGATCATCATTAAAATAGTTGTTTTTCTCATATGTGTGTGAATTTTTTACAAAGATACGGGCTAAAACAAGAAAAAGTTTATAATTATTATAAACTTTTTCTTGCTTTGTCGGCGAGGGATTCATTATCTGAATCTTATCCTTGATTCATTTTTAGTAATTCATCGATGTGCGTGCGGTCGTTCCATAACTGTGGCACTTTATTCTGTCCGCCAAGTTTTCCTTTTTCTTTCAGCCAGTCATTGAAGAGGTTCGGACGAGCCGTGTGAAGGATTAATCGTTGAAGAGACATATCTTTGTAGCGTTTGGCCTCGTAGTCGGAATTTACTTTTTTCAGTTCTGTATCAAGGATATTGGCAAAGTTTTCCAAGTCTGCGGGGGGAGTCCCGTATTCGATAATCCATTCGTGGGCTCCTTTTTTACCATCCTCCATGAATACCGGGGCGGCCGTGAAGGCCATTACCGTGGCACCGGTTTTTTCGCAGGTCTGTTTTAGGGCCTCGATGGCGTTGTCGATAATTAATTCTTCCCCGAAAGCGTTGATAAATAACTTTGTGCGTCCCGTGATTTTGAATTTGTAAGGACGGGTAGAGGTGAACATAATCGTATCACCGATCATGTAGCGCCATAATCCACCATTCGTGGAAATAACAAGAGCGTAGTTCACCCCGGTTTCTACTTCTTCCAATAGAAGAGCCCGGGGATGCGGTTTCGTCAGTTCGCTGATCGGAACAAATTCATAGTAAACGCCATAGTCCAGCATTAACAGCATAGACGAGTCGCCGGGATCATCCTGTAATCCGAAGAATCCTTCCGATGCGTTGTAGGTTTCCATGTATTTCATTTTCGGGTCGGGCAACAGGCGTTTGTATTGTTCCCGGTAGGGGGTGAAGTTTATGCCACCGTGAATGAATAGTTCCAGGTTGGGCCATACTTCGTGAAGGTTGCTTTTTCCCGTGCGTTCCAGAATCCGGTTGATGAGCGTGAGGAACCAAGAGGGTACCCCCGCGAGACTACGTACATCTTCTTTGATTGTGGTGTCGCATATCTTTTCAATCTTTTCTTCCCATTCGCTCATGAGCATGATCGATTGGTCGGGGGTCTTCATCATGTTGGCCCAGAACGGGGTGTTGGAGATTAATATGGCGGACAAGTCTCCGTAACGGCAGTTGTTGTTTGTCTTGGATATTTCGCTACTTCCCCCTAGAGCCAAGGTCTTCCCGTTGAATACTTGTGCATCCGGGTATAGTTTATTGAAAATGGAGATAACATCCTTACCGCCTCGGAAATGGCAGCTTTCCAAAGATTCTTTGCTGACCGGGATAAACTTGCTTTTTGCCGCTGTTGTGCCTGACGATTTGGCAAACCACGTGATGGGTTCCGGCCATAACAGGTTTTGCTCGCCGTTCATTAATCGCTCTGAATAGGGGGCCAGCTCTTCGTAGTGAATGATGGGCAGGCGTTCCCGGTATTGTTCTGCCGTCAAAATAGAGTCGAAATCATATTTCAGTCCGTACTCCGTGTCAGCGGCTCTGCGAAGTAATTCAACCAACGTGTCTCGTTGCACCTGAATCGGGTTTTCTTTGAAGAAATCGATTTGTGCCAACCTTTTGGTCGAGAACATGGATATGATGGAATTGATTACGGGCATAGGATTAAGTTAAAAATTAAAAGTTAAAAACTAAAAGTTAACCTCTATTGAGGGGTAACAACTATCGTACCATTTGTTATTTTTAGTGATCGAAATCTAGTTTTAGTTGCGGGTCGAGCAACGTGAAACTTTGTCGATGATAAGAGGTAACTCCATGGAGCAAAATGCCTTCCCGGTGCTTTTTGGTCGGGTAGCCTTTGTTGCTGATCCAGTCGTAAACGGGGTACTCTTCATGCAATTTTTTCATGTATTCGTCCCGGTGTGTTTTGGCCAGAATGGAGGCTGCCGCGATAGCCATGTATTTCCCGTCCCCTTTTACGATGCAATGGTGTTCGATGTTCCGGTAGGGTTTGAACCGGTTGCCGTCAATCAGAATATGTTCCGGGGTGACACTTAGTTGTGCCAGCGCCCGATGCATCCCTTCGATGGAGGCGTTGAGGATGTTGATTTTGTCGATTTCGTTATTATCCACGCTGGCCACGGCCCACGCGAGGGCTTCCCGTTCAATGATCGTGCGCAATTCATCCCGTTTCTTTTCAGAGAGTTGTTTCGAGTCGTTAAGCATTTCGTTGGAAAAGTCTTCAGGAAGGATTACCGCTGCCGCGAAAACCGGTCCTGCCAGACATCCCCTCCCGGCCTCGTCACATCCTGCCTCGATTTTATCTTGATAGTATTTTAATGTCAACATAAATAATGGGTTTATAAAGTTCATAAAGTTCATAAGGTCTAAAGTGACGGGTGTCCTTCGGACGGTGTTTAACGGCAACTTGGACTATCGTGGACCAAACGCCCGCAAGGGTTCATTGACTTTATAAACTTTATAGACCTTATGGACTTTATGAACCTTAAACTTTATCACTCCCGCAAATATATGAAATACTTTGCAATTTTTGCTATATTTGCGGGGTTGTCCCTGCATACTAATT
The window above is part of the Butyricimonas paravirosa genome. Proteins encoded here:
- a CDS encoding dihydroorotase, which encodes MRILLQGGTIINEGRTFKGDLLIHNDRIEKIIEGELDSVPGDIKVIDATGKYIIPGVIDDQVHFREPGLTHKGDIREGSRAAAAGGVTSFMDMPNVKPPTVTNELLREKQQIAKENSAVNYSFYLGATVDNIDEIKKVDPHTTCGIKVFMGSSTGNMLVDSLEALEKIFAESPILIATHCEDSPTIDRNLELYKQQYGEDIPPFCHPLIRSRECCYTSSSLAAELARKHNSRLHILHLSTKEELELLDQGPRTQKHITGEVCVHHLWFNDQAYHTKGNLVKWNPAIKTEEDRQALLQALNDNRLDIIATDHAPHLPEEKAGVYTKSASGGPMVQHSLTVMLELMEKGQITLENIVDKMCHAPADIFHVEERGYLREGYKADIAIFEKHPWTVKKENLLYKCGWSPLEDMSFTYRVSMTLVNGQIVYDHGKINDDVRGEMLTFY
- a CDS encoding polyprenol monophosphomannose synthase is translated as MNDRVVIIPTYNEKENIENILRYVFKLEPKFDVLVIEDNSPDGTAQIVKRLQSEFPQLHMIERKGKLGLGTAYITGFKWSLEHGYNYIFEMDADFSHNPDDLVKLYHACESGEGDMAIGSRYVTGVNVVNWPMGRVLMSYFASKYVRFITGMKVHDATAGFVCYTRKVLESIDLDNIRFKGYAFQIEMKFTAWTLGFKLKEVPIIFTDRTLGTSKMSGGIFNEAFWGVITMKLRSLGKRKKIENGEWRMEN
- a CDS encoding UDP-N-acetylmuramoyl-tripeptide--D-alanyl-D-alanine ligase; protein product: MKELESIYNSFLAGSRITTDSREVKTGDIFIALKGENHNGNTFAEKAVAQGAKHVVIDEAAYNTAPQCVLVPDTLRFLQQLANHHRRKLNIPILGITGTNGKTTTKELCHAVLSKKYNTVATKGNLNNHIGVPLTLLSMDASTEFGIVEMGANHPGEIKELCKIVEPDYGIITNIGYAHLEGFGSYENIIQTKRALYESVKEKSGILFVNGEDKLLCQLSEDQKRYTYGIDGHFTNGEVVQTTPYLVYALKTHHGQLYIRTKLIGGYNFDNAMAATTVGTYFNIDPLQIQAAIEAYTPSNLRSQLLKTERNTIILDAYNANPSSMQVAISNFGEMKADNKLLIIGEMRELGAISEESHKNIVELMKKNNFPQVFLVGPSFESIANNYTFTRYFPDTDTLIEYLKANEIRHAFILIKGSRGNKLERITEYL
- the ispF gene encoding 2-C-methyl-D-erythritol 2,4-cyclodiphosphate synthase — protein: MKIKTGIGIDVHRLEPGLDFWLGGIKLEHEKGCVAHSDGDVLIHAICDALLGAAGLDDIGVYFPDTDPAYKGIDSKILLKKVIDMIENKGFVIGNIDCVICLQRPKIKMRTLEMRECLSEIMGIDVDEITIKATTTEKLGFEGREEGVSAYVTVLIIKL
- a CDS encoding META domain-containing protein → MRKTTILMMIAVTLGFSGCKSNSGDKAQLTANEWQLKEMTTTKGKTTLPQRVPTLMLTDTNTMYGFSGCNRFFGRYSTEGNTIKLEPGGSTMMACPDLQFEHEYIQTLAAMTSYSIANKELKLTDKDRKQTLVFVPKTEEKVIGVANDAHGCNGAAGYTWSEARKDCIRLFESGVRMNPVNDPQATLSTFIVFSTDSTLAEVFIPNMENHPLLNRRELPKGGYAWNVEDDDTYNVRQVNGQWVIEQRGETLYTETPESVINVVFQGGDGKTKMLYQVEVTFYPAEELAVVTLDDQTYELPQQRMASGFMYKNDQVSLMGKGKEAELTLPDGKVLKLHEKK
- a CDS encoding GH3 auxin-responsive promoter family protein → MPVINSIISMFSTKRLAQIDFFKENPIQVQRDTLVELLRRAADTEYGLKYDFDSILTAEQYRERLPIIHYEELAPYSERLMNGEQNLLWPEPITWFAKSSGTTAAKSKFIPVSKESLESCHFRGGKDVISIFNKLYPDAQVFNGKTLALGGSSEISKTNNNCRYGDLSAILISNTPFWANMMKTPDQSIMLMSEWEEKIEKICDTTIKEDVRSLAGVPSWFLTLINRILERTGKSNLHEVWPNLELFIHGGINFTPYREQYKRLLPDPKMKYMETYNASEGFFGLQDDPGDSSMLLMLDYGVYYEFVPISELTKPHPRALLLEEVETGVNYALVISTNGGLWRYMIGDTIMFTSTRPYKFKITGRTKLFINAFGEELIIDNAIEALKQTCEKTGATVMAFTAAPVFMEDGKKGAHEWIIEYGTPPADLENFANILDTELKKVNSDYEAKRYKDMSLQRLILHTARPNLFNDWLKEKGKLGGQNKVPQLWNDRTHIDELLKMNQG
- a CDS encoding ribonuclease HII, translating into MLTLKYYQDKIEAGCDEAGRGCLAGPVFAAAVILPEDFSNEMLNDSKQLSEKKRDELRTIIEREALAWAVASVDNNEIDKINILNASIEGMHRALAQLSVTPEHILIDGNRFKPYRNIEHHCIVKGDGKYMAIAAASILAKTHRDEYMKKLHEEYPVYDWISNKGYPTKKHREGILLHGVTSYHRQSFTLLDPQLKLDFDH